GCTGGATAATTTCTTATCACTAATGGCGCAGCAAATGTGCTCTTTGGAAATATTTTCGGCTGTGAGGGTAATGATATTCATGACTACTTGATTGAAAAATAGTCAAAGGCTGCTTTTGAAATTGCGGCAATGATCTTGTTGTTAGTGGTGTCACTTTCCATGGAATCACTAACAAAAACGGCTATGGCAAATGCCTGTCCGCCGGGAAGGTATACAATCCCGATGTCGTTTTCGGCGGCTTTAAGCCCGGTTTCTTTCCGGAAGGAACTTCCGGTTTTGTGTGCCACAACTACGTTTTGAGGCAACAGCCCTTTTATTTTATCCGGTCCGGTTTTGGTTCCCTGTAACACGTTTAACAGGTAGTCATAGGATGTTGGCGATAACACCTGAAGCTGGTAAAACTTCTTAAGTAGTAAAACCGCAGCAAACGGAGTGGTCGTATTCAGGTATTGGTTTTCCCATTTTTCATGCATTTCGGCTTCCGTTGCCTGAATACTGGTATTCGGGATTTTCAGGCTTTTGATGTAACGGTCCACCTTTTTAGTACCGCCAGCCAGGCGAAACAGTATGTCGCAGGCATTATTGTCGCTTAAAGAGACCGTATAGCTGATCAGTTCACTCAATTTGATATTGATATTGCCATAAGGATAATTCTCCCGTAACGGGCTATGCGTGTTTTCCAGTAAATCCGATTTTTTTACGAATATTTCCTGATCCAGCCTTAATTTTCCTTTATCAACCTGGTGTAAAATGGCCAATGCCAAATGGAATTTATACACACTCATGGTCGGGAAATGATGCGTATTGTTAATCGTTAGCGTATCGTTATTGGTCAGGTTATAGATGCCTACACCCACAGTAGCTTTTTTGTCTTTAATAATCTCATTGATCTGAGCCCTTAAGTTAGTTGTCTGAGCGGAAGTGTTCAGGGCAAGTGATAAGGTAAGGAGGATGGTAAAGCGCTTGCGGAGATTCATTGGAATGGCGTATTTGGGATGTGTAAAGTATCAAATTTACAATTATTTATTCTGTTTTTTTAATGTCAGCAGCCAAAAAATAAGCGCAATACTGCTAAATCCGGCTCCTAAAAGGCAAACGCCGCTCCAGCCGGATTTATTGTACACCTGCGTGGAGAGCAGGGCGCCGATACCGCTTCCGATGGAATAAAAAATCATATAAGCCGCTATTGTACGACTTACGGCTTGCGGCAATGCTTTGTACAGTATGGACTGGTTGGTTACATGTACTGCCTGTACAGCGTAGTCCAGCAGGATAATACCGGTAATGAGGAGGAGGATGTTATTGTACAGATAGCTCATAATCAGCCAGGATAGTATCAGGACAGCAAGCGCTATTCCGGTAGTTTGTTGTGCCCGCCCGCGATCGGCTAGTTTTCCGGCTCGGGCAGCACTTAACGAACCGATCACTCCCAGCAATCCAAATAATCCGATTTCTGTAGCCGAAAAAGAAAACGGAGTGGTGCTCAGTGGTAAGACCAGCGACGTCCATAAGGTGCTGAAAGAGGCAAACAGGAATAAGGCAATTACCGAACGTTTCAGCATTATTGGTTCGTCTTTGAAAAGCGTGAAAAGGGAGTGCAGCAGTTTGCGATAGCTGGTATCGGATTTAGGATAATCCTGTTTTGGGAGTTGGTAGCACAAAAATACGGTAATCAGGGTGGTTGCTGAGGCCGAGACGGTGTACACGGAACGCCATCCGGAAACATCTGCCAGGAATCCGGCCGCAGTTCTGGCTAATAAGATCCCTATAACAATACCGCTTGTGACCAGACCGACAACACGGCCGTTTTGTGAAGGTGTTGCTAATGATGCAGCATAGGCGACTATGGTTTGAGCAACAGTGGCCGATAGTCCCAGAACAAGCAAAGCACCCATAAAAACAAACTGATGGGAGGTAAAGCTGATTATCAGCAGCATTACTATGGAGATGAAAAACTGCGACAGGATTAGTTTCCGCCTGTTCAGTATGTCGCCCAACGGTACGATAAAAAATAATCCGAGGCCATAGCCAATCTGTGTAAGGGTTACGATTTGTCCGATGCTGTGCTCTTTTATTTTGAAGTCCAATGCGATGAGGTGCAACAGGGGTTGGGCAAAATAGACATTGGCAACGGCAAGCCCGCTGGCAATTGCAAATAAAAATACAGTGCAGGCGGTTAGCGGTGTGTTGTTTTCTGGCATAGGGATATTATTTTATTTTGTACTAATCGGTACAGAATTGGTTAAAAAAATTAGTCTAAAATGCCAAGCTGCATTTCAATAAGTCCGGAGAGTGCTTTGGGATCCGGATACAGG
This region of Flavobacterium inviolabile genomic DNA includes:
- a CDS encoding MFS transporter, with the protein product MPENNTPLTACTVFLFAIASGLAVANVYFAQPLLHLIALDFKIKEHSIGQIVTLTQIGYGLGLFFIVPLGDILNRRKLILSQFFISIVMLLIISFTSHQFVFMGALLVLGLSATVAQTIVAYAASLATPSQNGRVVGLVTSGIVIGILLARTAAGFLADVSGWRSVYTVSASATTLITVFLCYQLPKQDYPKSDTSYRKLLHSLFTLFKDEPIMLKRSVIALFLFASFSTLWTSLVLPLSTTPFSFSATEIGLFGLLGVIGSLSAARAGKLADRGRAQQTTGIALAVLILSWLIMSYLYNNILLLITGIILLDYAVQAVHVTNQSILYKALPQAVSRTIAAYMIFYSIGSGIGALLSTQVYNKSGWSGVCLLGAGFSSIALIFWLLTLKKQNK
- the bla gene encoding class A beta-lactamase, subclass A2, producing MNLRKRFTILLTLSLALNTSAQTTNLRAQINEIIKDKKATVGVGIYNLTNNDTLTINNTHHFPTMSVYKFHLALAILHQVDKGKLRLDQEIFVKKSDLLENTHSPLRENYPYGNINIKLSELISYTVSLSDNNACDILFRLAGGTKKVDRYIKSLKIPNTSIQATEAEMHEKWENQYLNTTTPFAAVLLLKKFYQLQVLSPTSYDYLLNVLQGTKTGPDKIKGLLPQNVVVAHKTGSSFRKETGLKAAENDIGIVYLPGGQAFAIAVFVSDSMESDTTNNKIIAAISKAAFDYFSIK